The genomic interval aaagagaaaaagaaCAGACTCATTCTACACAAAGTATTTTCGTGGCTAAGATAATCGGACGGTAATCACGGTAATCATATGATccaaatatcaacaaacaccATAGTATTTGACAGCGAAAATTCTTGTATTGCAACGCGTGACATCACGCATTTTGATTGGTGTTCATTGTCACGTGACTTGAGggcgaaatatttaattacattttattaaataaaaaaataatcccttgtttattgaggaaaatattgtgttttttattatttttactatagaaactaccttttcgtggtaaaattttatacttatttgagtaCAGTCCACATCCCTATTGAAACACGaatgaaatataaacttattcAATGCCTAGTCCATTGCATACACACAGTTAAAATAACTgtttagtataattttatttattacatcaaTTATGATTAATAGAATAGATGCCGTGCATGCGTTACTTAGTTGCATAATAACTGAACTTGTAAAACACTATGTTAATGAGGTTGAATTACGCGTATATACTCATGAAGTGATATTTGAACATGTGTCTATTATTGAGttgtaaaattacatattacGAAATATTCCTCTCTTTTTCAAATTGTTTTGGTATTAGAAACaaagaaattttgtaattgttttttgtttcggCATATCTCCACTTTATTTATACCTCCGGGCGttagtcctggttacatcGCCACCTTTTATGTACTGTATACTGAGATACAAGCTCTGCTCAGTTTAGGCACTAGTCTCACAcaatcttaaatataatttgcaacatattgtttactttgttaatgtacatatttatagattgtggagaaaaataaagattttatttttaagagaaaCTTGGGTTGCGCCTTTACGGCCATGGTCTAGGATTAGGTGaatcaggttttcacacgaagcgaacCTAACTCGTATAAGAACGTGCTAACACATTTGTTGACAACTGAATTGTTGCCTAATTGAGCAGGTTTCCTCTCGATGTTTTCACTCACCgtaagtattcaaactaatgtatgtaacatCGAAAATAGCCCTGCAGGTTGCTGAACACAAAAGccgtaattaaattttcgaGTTTGTCTGTAAATTACctcttaaatatatgttttttagcggtgtattatttgtattcgAACTTTGAAACTCATTTAGACTACATACTTTTTCAATTACAATTCATTTACTATCGAGACTGTCCGCatgtctttaaaaaattgagaaccattttaaaataagtatttaatttgcaATGAAAAAATGTGGGTGTATGTAATGGATTAAAATAATCTGTGCTTTAACATTGTGAATATGATAATGTTctagataaataataagtcgAAACATAACATATTGGTAAGACTCTAtttaaggtatatttttaataatattatataaaagaaaacactgactgactgacatcaAATCAGAAATAAATGGAATTAGCAACTTAAATTAACTGGATTATAAATGCAATTTACGGCTTAACTTTTGTACCAATTTCGATCGAATGTATAAATGTACCTAATTATATATAGCCCCCAATGGATTTctgatctttaaaaaaaaatcttactcTTGTACTGTTAAAAGCACATATTTTTCtgtgtgtttgtatttttaaacgaaACAAAGCTTCGCTAGCGCGCTATTTATGCACTCTTAACTAAATTgcagaaagcaaaaatatattttttctgttcgCTCTGTGAATTAACAAAAGTTgctttgtataatatttttgtaatacctatataattttgaaattgtctTTTCTATTGTCTTGTACTGTAAAAGAATAAgttacgaagaaaaaaaaatatgtaagtatagtaTTAATTCTAATATTCCAGATAAACTTCGACCTTTGGAAGTCTGAGGACATGCAGGACAGCGACGAGGAGACGCGCGACATCATGAAGGATTACCCCGGCATGTACGACCAGCTCCACAAGGAGGAGCTGGGTTACAGGAGAGGTTAGCTTTTTCAGTATTACCAGCtgtacttcttcttcttcttcttcttcttcttcttcttcagccCATATTCATCCACTGCTGGATGTAGGCCTCTAGTAATGCACGCCATTCTCCACGGTTTTGTGCTTTTCTCATCCACCTCCTTCCAGCAATCTTGACCAGATCGTCCGTACGTTTAGCTGTACTTGTGCATACAttaatagtcacgtctatatcccttacggggtagacagagccaacagtctcgaaaaggtTGGGACTGTGACATATTCAGCTGTGTATGGCTttatgttggaattgagattcaaatagtgacaggttgctgaccCGTTgtctacaagaggaattccaagtttatgagcctatcccttagtcgccttttacgatatacaTGGGAGTGGTTATGGAgtgtttctattctaaagtgaaggaaaccacacagcacactATTAATGTACCCTGCAAAGTATTATGGTGTTACGCTTTTTCATGCTTGGTCTGCCCCTTGGTCTGCCTATGACCAGCGCCAATAAAAGAGTGGGTGAgtcaagtaaaaatattacatagagCGCTTCACCTTTACTTGTATCTTATTatccaaattatttatttgtttattacagAGGAATTCAGGAAGGTTTACCTAATAGTATACAACCTGTTCCAACcgattggctttgtctattcACTAAGCGTGAAGGCAGTCCTTAAATTATTCTCTATGGTTATTCTAGGATACGACTCTGTCATAAACCTACCTTATCATCGTTTCgcattctatttttaaaatatattttttttcttaattgcaGAGGAATTCAAGAAGGTTTACCTAATACTTTACAACCATGTTCCAAACCATTGGCTTCGTCTATACACTAAGCGTGTAGGCAGTCCCTAAATTATTCTCTATGGCTACTGGGATACAACTCTGTCATAAACTTACCTTATCATCGTTTCgcattctatttttaaaatattttttttcttaattgcaGAGGAATTCAAGAAGGTTTACCTAATACTATACAACCTGTTCCAAACTATTGGTTTCGTGTACGTACTAAGCGTAATGTCCGTGCGTTATTCTAAACTCGGATACGACTCTGTCATAGACACGTACGAACATGTCGGCTCGGCGATGAAGTTCTTGCATCTAATGCAGATATTGGAGATTTTGCATCCGATCTTTGGGTATACGAAGgtgagatttttattttcaagttaGCGaccattatattttaaattaattatacctgcctgtaggtatgtatataatcatattaataaagttatatagTAACACAATTTCTCTCTCTTTCTGACTCATTAAAAATCCATAGAAATAAGCTATATCTATTACCTATATTAGAGCATGAAATCCACTCttgtaaaaaacatataagtGATACATGCTTCGAAATTGGTTtcccaaatattttttgctgtgagtaatattatttgtgaAGGCCACggctcagcggtagtgcgcttgtctatGACACATTTCACAcagtaggtcccgggttcgaatcccagccaaagcatgatgagaaacgtaCTTTTTGCGTTTGGATCTTGGATATTTaagataagtatttaatatagtattgttgagttaatatctcttAACTCAAATCTCGAActtcaatctgtgttattagTCCcgtagatatatttatattttcattttggtCTTATACACTTTGTATTTGTCTTTTTGGATGCCTTAATAGAAATACTACcgttcaattctatcaaattaaaaagtccCATTCCATCtccaaaattttgaatttttattcattattatggaacatacatacatacaaacataaaatcacgcctctttcccggaggggtaggcagagactacctctttccacttgccacgatctttgcatatttccttcgcttcatctacattcataactctcttcatgcaagctcggcggtttcgggtacttttgacctgaccctttgccaggacgtccttaatttgatcaagatacgttcgtctaggtcttcccactccgaccgttatctatataagtatttattattaaatatagtatagttgaGCTAGTTCgagcttacttcgaggctaactaaatctgtttaatttgtccaaaataaaaaaaataaaaaaaaaacaatattcgcAGGGCGGTCCGTTCGTCCCGTTCGCACAGCTGATCGGGCGGATATTCGTGCTGTTCGTGATGATAGAGTGCGAGCCTCGGATGCAGGCGAAACCTGTCGTCTTTTATCTGTTCGTGGTGTGGAGCACCATAGAAATTGTCAGGTAacacgaattaaatgttttattgtggTACACATTATATTATAGTTCTAAAGtatctaaatttttatataatagtatataatttttcttcatcttttattagtctctgcctacccctccgggaaaggggcgtgattttatatatgtatatgtcttTGAAACCATGTTTTACGAATATATgaccggttttttttttaaagaataactAACGTGAGattgttttaaactttgtgAGCCcatttaattctttttcaCTTGTCATAatatcattcatttatatatatactattatatataatctaATACATATATTCCATTTACTTTTTGTTGGTGATGGTCATTTCCTTCGAGGTAACTCTGATTAATGAATACTCATTGGATACGgaaaaacattatttgtatCACGGTAAGTACCTCATTTTTTTCCTcttttctatactaatattataaaactaaagagtttgtttgtttgtttgaacgcgctaatctcaggaacttctggatcaaattgaaaaattatttttgctttgaattgaccatttatcgaggaaggatttaggctatataacatcacgctgcaactataaggagcaaagaaataatggaaaatgtgaaaaaaataacggggaaaattattcattcttgagggcttcaatgatgcccataataactattccacgcggacgaagtcgcggacacagctagtatttaataaCTTAGTTTATTAACTCAGGTTAGTTAGTTTGTTACTTCAATCactccttttttctattgaagtAAGCGgagattataaattttacaattaatcaATTCAACAATATCAACTTTTTATCAACAACAGTCTCTTCATAAActgtttatgatttttatgtattcatGTTACTCTAATGTTTCAGAAAATCGTTTATTATTGTACCTATATAGTATTGAACGAAAGATAAGGAGCTTatatgaaaaagataaaacataCGTTAAAAGTGActtagtaattaattttttctcttagtacctacctatgatAATGTTTTGTGTAGTAGTCGTTAGTATGTTGTTTATAATATGTCATTTTCTCTGGGGTAATGaagtaaaattatgtatgtaattaattgcTAAAGAAACAGAAaatgttcattattttatccAGCTAACATTTTACCAACTCCTAATTCCAGACATTTGTTCTACTTTACGCAACTTTTAAACAAAGAGTACCCACTTCTGACCTGGATCCGGTACACGGCCTGGATTCCCCTATACCCCATGGGGATCAGTGGAGAAGCTTACGTCAtgataacaaacatacagcaCTTTCAGGAGACGCAGATTTTCAATGTCTCAATGCCTAATGACTGGAATTTCATTTACAATATGCCCACGCATTTAAGGATACATTCATCGATTTTGGTCGGCCCTGGACTTTTGTTCCTGATGACTCACATGTATAAGATGATGAGGAAAAGGCAGAGAACGGAAGCTGCCAAGTTGAAGTGATGATTACGATGGAATGATTAATGGACTGATGAGAATTGTGTAAATGTGTAATGCTGCCCCCGTActatggcacgcgcgacgccgtttttatcgcgcgaaaaactaacGCTGTTTATTAATACGTGAAGTGGTACAGCGATAGCTTATaccgcgataaaaacggcgtcgcgcgtgctataCTACGGCGGCAGGTGACgaaaattatgtaggtacagtcAATTCTTTAAGATAATGAAATATTGGTTAGGAATATATCTTTTTGTTGATATaattgcaaaattaatttatagctATGAAAAGCATTAAGCAAAGTGGAATAACTGATGTTATAATGAATTTCTTTTTCGctattaacaataattattatagaacataatgtgtattttttcaacaaaaagacGAGTGAAGATAGATTACCATTATTTAagtttctaaaaaaatttataaagaaacattACCCCAATTTTCATTCAAACCAAAACCATTGGATAACCCTCTGCAGTTGACCGCATTCATACTTTttcataaaagttaaaaagatCTGGTATGTACTTAATTTCAGTACGTCTTTTAAGAATTgagttattgttatttttgttttgtgcaatTGATTCAAAAGCCATTAATTAAGTTgtacaatttaataaagaatctcAAAAGTGCCTTTTTATTCCATTACCAATTTCTTGGGAATGTTTGAAGCTAGTTACGTATTCGAATCAATGGAAAtagaaaaagatttatattcataataggatacaaggtatcgcgGTATATTGATGAtaacataagtataatatagCTTGATCTCTGTGACAGCAGGGTGAAACAAAAAAGATAGAACATTAATGTATGCATTTAACATGAAATTaaggtacatttatttttataagtataaagaCTGGCGACGATGTAGTATtgcaacaataaaaatgtaattagtgtgaaaaaaaaagcaatttacTCCTTATTGGCCTTTTTCCATCCTCCTCTTTCTAATTGTACAACAATTAGAATgagaagaaaaatacataggaAAACGGTAAACATTTTTGTCTGTttctaattaatttgaatatataaaaaaataatgcggcgatggtgtccgcaccccatcacgtctcgttcccggcgggagcggtatgcggtctgctgaaagccgctttgcgacgatgaatgtaagaggaggaatgaaggataagattgaggaagtatgccagatgatggatgaaagacgtttggatgtgttgtgcgtgaatgaaacgaagcggaaaggatgcgacgcgacgcagcacggcccttacacggcgtattggtctggaatttccagtaccagccgaggctgtcaaggggtcggtctaattctttctgcacgaatggctgagtgcgtgaatgagtatgagtgtgtcagccctcgtcttctatggattaggctgaaagttggaatcactcggatcttcgttctaggtgtttatgcaccttgggatgtgggttcgaggggtacaacatcagcaaaaagcgaaaacgaggagttctggaatagtgtaagagaagtattgaaagttaccaagccaaatgagaagattattatgttaggtgattttaatggatgggtgggtgtaaagcgtgatggatatgaaaaggtgcttggtgcgtttggtgacgaaaaggtgaatgataatggaagaagtgtattagaaatttgtctagagtgggatctttttgtgtcgaactcaatgtttcaacataaagagatccacacctacacaagagtggaaggtattttaaaaagtatgatagactttgtgattgtagatgaaagattgaagaacaaagtgctggatacccgtgcatatcgcggtgctggcattgactcggaccatttactggtgatatcccggataaggggtatcttcaatcgctggcggcacagggtaagggagcaaaccagcgctttggaaagagtaaaagtagaaaatttgcaagatatggatgtaggtaagaagtatattaatagactgaaggatgaatttgaagatttagatgaaatgagcgatattgaagatggatggaaggaatttaaagaaagaattgtgaaagtagctgttgaagtgtgtggtgtaagtagaagaaggaaaggaaaaaatcacaaaaatgcgtggatgagtaaagatgtgcaagaatttgtgcgattaaagaagaaagcatggctggatttgttagcagcaaaagctaacttaagaatgcaagaggttatagatgaagatgtgaatgaagcacgtaaggaatataagaaaatgaaagatttggttaagaaagctgtgattagaaagaaagaagagtataaagaggattttgataaaaggctatcagaagactttcagtcaaatctgaaagtattctggaaatccgtaaggtcagcccgaggaaatactataaccagagagctgactaggatcagatgccaggatggtagcgttgtgaaaggagaagaatgtgtactaaagatatggaaggactattttgaaagtttatttgaaaaaaaggaaggaaataagaaagatttctgctatagcgaagaaaaagagaatgagatggaaggcgaaattgaaatgttcgaaattgtggaagcacttaagagtatgaaagcgggaaaggctgctgggtgtgatagagtgtcggtcgagatgcttaaagcaggaaaagg from Amyelois transitella isolate CPQ chromosome 16, ilAmyTran1.1, whole genome shotgun sequence carries:
- the LOC106139382 gene encoding very-long-chain (3R)-3-hydroxyacyl-CoA dehydratase isoform X2, with amino-acid sequence MVVPSPFVYWAQTEDAVSLKIDLKNVDQPNVKVLDSKVIFSAQGIGARGQSQYEFALDLYSPVKPNDGDNQPVVMRVFDNRVELSLQKSSGAWWPRLTAQPQKPAWLKINFDLWKSEDMQDSDEETRDIMKDYPGMYDQLHKEELGYRREEFKKVYLILYNLFQTIGFVYVLSVMSVRYSKLGYDSVIDTYEHVGSAMKFLHLMQILEILHPIFGYTKGGPFVPFAQLIGRIFVLFVMIECEPRMQAKPVVFYLFVVWSTIEIVRHLFYFTQLLNKEYPLLTWIRYTAWIPLYPMGISGEAYVMITNIQHFQETQIFNVSMPNDWNFIYNMPTHLRIHSSILVGPGLLFLMTHMYKMMRKRQRTEAAKLK